In Thermodesulfobacteriota bacterium, a single genomic region encodes these proteins:
- a CDS encoding DUF411 domain-containing protein, translating to CGCCNKWISYLKEQGFTVKTENNSMLPAMKEAVGITSELGSCHTAVVDRYVVEGHVPAEDIRRLLEERPDIKGLTVPGMPIGSPGMEQGDTKERYDVLAVKKDGSTYVYSTHNE from the coding sequence ACTGTGGTTGCTGCAATAAGTGGATCTCTTATCTTAAAGAACAGGGTTTTACTGTGAAAACTGAAAACAACTCGATGTTACCTGCGATGAAAGAGGCGGTTGGTATTACCTCGGAATTGGGTTCATGCCATACGGCAGTCGTAGACAGATATGTTGTAGAGGGACATGTTCCTGCAGAAGATATAAGACGACTCCTGGAAGAGCGTCCTGACATAAAAGGACTAACGGTGCCAGGAATGCCTATTGGTTCTCCCGGTATGGAGCAGGGTGACACCAAGGAAAGGTATGATGTGCTAGCTGTAAAAAAAGATGGGTCGACGTATGTATATAGCACGCATAACGAGTGA